Proteins from a genomic interval of Acetobacterium woodii DSM 1030:
- a CDS encoding Rieske (2Fe-2S) protein, which translates to MSFQKVAKKQDFEKNDKKLVVVNDQEILVMKVENDYYAIANKCPHMGGSLFKGNLENGVITCARHGAKFDAKTGKALGKPKILFLEFKVEDDQSYPIKLEENDILVDIEN; encoded by the coding sequence ATGAGTTTTCAAAAAGTTGCGAAAAAACAGGATTTTGAAAAAAATGATAAGAAACTTGTTGTTGTAAATGATCAAGAAATTTTAGTTATGAAAGTTGAAAACGACTATTATGCTATCGCAAATAAGTGTCCCCACATGGGTGGATCATTATTCAAAGGCAATTTAGAAAATGGGGTTATTACCTGTGCTAGACATGGTGCGAAGTTTGATGCAAAAACAGGCAAGGCATTAGGAAAACCAAAGATTTTGTTTTTGGAGTTTAAGGTTGAGGATGATCAAAGTTATCCGATTAAATTAGAAGAAAATGATATTCTGGTTGATATTGAGAATTGA
- a CDS encoding DUF5661 family protein has protein sequence MSQKKVFTSEQAKEIGRMLGVSWKKFDIEQFRMGLDVELEHGTCDSHTNVTGDDGFVTGKIALAHLNEFPDYYTRLEKMEEEAEAFWEGK, from the coding sequence ATGTCGCAAAAAAAAGTATTTACATCTGAACAAGCAAAAGAAATTGGGCGAATGCTTGGTGTTAGCTGGAAGAAATTTGACATCGAACAATTCAGAATGGGTCTGGATGTTGAATTGGAACATGGAACCTGTGATTCACATACAAATGTAACCGGAGATGATGGATTTGTAACCGGAAAAATTGCCTTAGCACATCTCAATGAATTTCCCGACTACTATACTCGTCTGGAAAAAATGGAAGAAGAGGCAGAAGCCTTCTGGGAAGGCAAATAA
- a CDS encoding aromatic ring-hydroxylating oxygenase subunit alpha, with product MIKNQWYGILNSNEIKKNKLTGVTRMGEKLVLWRDETGAVKCIFDQCCHRGASLSAGTLVHDTIKCPFHGFSYDGTGRVVQIPANGKKAPVPEHFKVNAYVVKEKYGFIWLWYGAFQEVLPEIPFFEYLRTGFSYGSFSEVWPVHYTRAIENQLDVVHLPFVHANSIGRGNKTLVNGPVVEWVDNRMTFYVNNQVDNGESKPLKPLEIENYQDLFSLEFQMPNMWQNKISPDVRIVAIFAPIDEGHTKIYLRFYQRFMRLPILKQMVNHFSNVTNRFILHQDRHVVLTQIPKKSELEMNENLIQGDAPIIEYRKRRALLKGK from the coding sequence ATGATTAAAAATCAGTGGTATGGGATATTAAACAGCAATGAAATAAAGAAAAATAAATTAACCGGAGTCACCCGAATGGGAGAAAAACTTGTTTTATGGAGAGATGAAACCGGTGCAGTTAAGTGCATTTTTGATCAGTGTTGTCACCGCGGTGCTTCATTGAGTGCCGGAACTTTAGTCCATGATACAATCAAATGTCCTTTTCATGGTTTTTCTTATGACGGAACGGGTCGCGTTGTGCAAATACCGGCTAATGGGAAAAAAGCGCCCGTTCCAGAGCATTTTAAAGTGAATGCGTATGTCGTGAAAGAAAAATATGGATTTATCTGGTTATGGTATGGCGCCTTTCAGGAAGTGCTGCCTGAGATTCCGTTTTTTGAATATCTGCGGACAGGATTCTCATACGGGAGTTTTTCGGAAGTCTGGCCGGTACACTATACCAGAGCTATCGAAAATCAGCTGGATGTTGTTCATTTACCTTTTGTTCATGCTAATTCTATTGGTCGGGGAAATAAAACGTTGGTCAATGGCCCAGTGGTCGAATGGGTAGACAATCGCATGACTTTTTATGTCAATAATCAAGTCGATAATGGTGAATCAAAACCTTTAAAACCACTAGAGATTGAAAACTATCAGGATTTATTCAGTCTGGAGTTTCAAATGCCGAATATGTGGCAAAATAAAATTAGTCCGGATGTCAGAATAGTGGCGATATTTGCGCCAATCGATGAAGGCCACACCAAAATTTATTTACGCTTCTATCAGCGATTCATGCGTTTACCGATCTTAAAACAAATGGTTAATCATTTTAGTAATGTGACGAATCGTTTTATTCTACATCAGGACCGCCATGTGGTATTGACTCAAATACCGAAAAAATCCGAACTGGAAATGAATGAAAATCTCATTCAAGGTGATGCGCCGATTATTGAATACCGCAAAAGAAGAGCATTACTTAAAGGTAAATAA
- a CDS encoding DUF1002 domain-containing protein yields the protein MKKKKILSLLTIFLLVAMTSPVLADSKSACVAIGADNTESQLKTVYNYFNIKRGAVEEIKVTNEDEREYLEDVVSLDKIGTLALSSVYVQEKSSGGIDLETHNIDWVTDAMYKSALGTAGIKNAKVIVAAYTPVSGTGALTGIYKAYEAATDTSLDEAAKSTAVEEVAVVGELQDEIGDDAVNIINSLKGEIAQTKNMDDDEIRQLILKTADKYDTNLDDQQVEDILTLVNKFNTLNMDPDTFIKLLEAGQGTQGFFQQVADFFQQIGSFFNKQN from the coding sequence ATGAAAAAGAAAAAGATATTGAGTTTATTGACAATATTTTTGTTAGTAGCCATGACCAGCCCGGTTTTAGCCGATTCTAAAAGTGCTTGTGTTGCTATCGGAGCGGATAATACTGAAAGTCAATTAAAGACGGTGTACAACTATTTTAATATCAAAAGAGGCGCTGTCGAAGAAATTAAAGTTACGAATGAAGATGAGCGTGAATATCTGGAAGATGTGGTTTCTTTAGATAAAATTGGAACACTTGCGCTTTCCAGTGTTTATGTTCAGGAAAAATCATCTGGTGGGATTGATCTGGAAACCCATAATATTGATTGGGTAACCGATGCAATGTACAAGTCGGCATTGGGAACGGCCGGGATTAAAAATGCTAAGGTAATTGTGGCCGCCTATACGCCAGTGTCAGGTACCGGAGCACTAACGGGTATTTATAAAGCGTATGAAGCGGCGACCGATACAAGTTTAGATGAAGCCGCTAAATCAACCGCGGTCGAAGAGGTTGCTGTTGTTGGCGAACTTCAAGATGAGATTGGTGACGATGCCGTGAATATTATTAACAGCCTAAAAGGAGAAATTGCCCAGACCAAGAATATGGATGATGATGAAATCCGTCAGCTAATTCTTAAAACGGCCGACAAGTATGATACTAATTTAGATGATCAGCAAGTAGAAGATATTCTCACGCTGGTTAATAAATTTAACACCTTAAATATGGATCCTGATACATTTATCAAGTTGCTTGAGGCGGGTCAGGGAACGCAAGGGTTTTTCCAGCAAGTGGCAGATTTTTTCCAACAAATTGGTAGTTTCTTTAATAAGCAGAATTAA